A genomic segment from Nicotiana tabacum cultivar K326 chromosome 7, ASM71507v2, whole genome shotgun sequence encodes:
- the LOC107786271 gene encoding uncharacterized protein LOC107786271 isoform X2, which yields MEDNFVDGDRPTLMVTNDDGIDAPGLRALVNVLVSTNRFHVLVCAPDSEKSAVSHSITWRHALSVKQVDISGATAFSVSGTPADCTSLGISKALFPSVPDLVISGVNMGDNCGYHIVYSGTVAGAREAFFNGIPAVSVSYNWVRGKSNVTDFTLAAKACLPIISAILAEIKRNNYPLNCFLNIDVPTDVINHKGYRLTRQGKSFVKMGWKQVNSEREGGKVLSTMTMETNSSESTEARALKNAPQDHLLFKKQVTRILVEDGDTDYCSLREGYIAVTPLGGLSPAELDAVAFFQNWLPSVVDLYPSSAL from the exons ATGGAGGATAACTTCGTCGACGGCGATCGGCCGACGCTGATGGTGACGAACGACGACGGAATCGACGCGCCGGGATTAAGAGCTCTAGTTAATGTGCTTGTTTCTACCAATCGCTTTCACGTCCTTGTTTGTGCTCCTGACTC AGAAAAGTCAGCTGTTAGTCATAGCATTACATGGCGTCATGCCCTTTCTGTTAAGCAAGTGGACATTAGCGGAGCAACAGCCTTTTCAGTTTCAG GAACTCCAGCAGATTGTACTTCCTTGGGAATCTCCAAAGCTCTTTTCCCTTCAGTGCCTGATCTG GTGATCAGTGGTGTTAATATGGGTGACAACTGCGGCTATCATAT AGTATACTCGGGTACAGTGGCTGGCGCTAGGGAGGCTTTCTTCAATGGTATTCCTGCTGTGTCTGTATCATATAATTG GGTTCGTGGAAAAAGCAATGTTACTGACTTCACACTGGCTGCTAAAGCTTGCTTACCCATCATCAGCGCTATATTGGCTGAAATCAAAAGAAACAACTATCCTCTAAATTGCTTTCTGAATATTGATGTGCCAACAGATGTCATCAATCACAAG GGATACCGTTTGACTAGACAAGGGAAAAGTTTTGTCAAAATGGGATGGAAGCAAGTTAATTCTGAGCGAGAAGGAGGAAAAGTATTGTCCACAATGACTATGGAGACTAATTCATCAGAAAGTACAGAAGCTAGAGCTTTAAAAAATGCACCACAAGATCATCTACTGTTTAAGAAACAA GTTACAAGAATTCTAGTGGAGGATGGTGATACAGACTACTGTTCTCTCCGAGAAGGATAC ATAGCTGTCACACCCCTTGGCGGCTTGTCTCCGGCAGAGCTAGATGCTGTTGCATTCTTTCAGAATTGGCTGCCCAGTGTTGTTGATCTTTACCCTTCCTCTGCTTTATAG
- the LOC107786271 gene encoding uncharacterized protein LOC107786271 isoform X5, giving the protein MEDNFVDGDRPTLMVTNDDGIDAPGLRALVNVLVSTNRFHVLVCAPDSEKSAVSHSITWRHALSVKQVDISGATAFSVSAGTPADCTSLGISKALFPSVPDLVISGVNMGDNCGYHIVYSGTVAGAREAFFNGIPAVSVSYNWVRGKSNVTDFTLAAKACLPIISAILAEIKRNNYPLNCFLNIDVPTDVINHKVTRILVEDGDTDYCSLREGYIAVTPLGGLSPAELDAVAFFQNWLPSVVDLYPSSAL; this is encoded by the exons ATGGAGGATAACTTCGTCGACGGCGATCGGCCGACGCTGATGGTGACGAACGACGACGGAATCGACGCGCCGGGATTAAGAGCTCTAGTTAATGTGCTTGTTTCTACCAATCGCTTTCACGTCCTTGTTTGTGCTCCTGACTC AGAAAAGTCAGCTGTTAGTCATAGCATTACATGGCGTCATGCCCTTTCTGTTAAGCAAGTGGACATTAGCGGAGCAACAGCCTTTTCAGTTTCAG CAGGAACTCCAGCAGATTGTACTTCCTTGGGAATCTCCAAAGCTCTTTTCCCTTCAGTGCCTGATCTG GTGATCAGTGGTGTTAATATGGGTGACAACTGCGGCTATCATAT AGTATACTCGGGTACAGTGGCTGGCGCTAGGGAGGCTTTCTTCAATGGTATTCCTGCTGTGTCTGTATCATATAATTG GGTTCGTGGAAAAAGCAATGTTACTGACTTCACACTGGCTGCTAAAGCTTGCTTACCCATCATCAGCGCTATATTGGCTGAAATCAAAAGAAACAACTATCCTCTAAATTGCTTTCTGAATATTGATGTGCCAACAGATGTCATCAATCACAAG GTTACAAGAATTCTAGTGGAGGATGGTGATACAGACTACTGTTCTCTCCGAGAAGGATAC ATAGCTGTCACACCCCTTGGCGGCTTGTCTCCGGCAGAGCTAGATGCTGTTGCATTCTTTCAGAATTGGCTGCCCAGTGTTGTTGATCTTTACCCTTCCTCTGCTTTATAG
- the LOC107786271 gene encoding uncharacterized protein LOC107786271 isoform X1, which yields MEDNFVDGDRPTLMVTNDDGIDAPGLRALVNVLVSTNRFHVLVCAPDSEKSAVSHSITWRHALSVKQVDISGATAFSVSAGTPADCTSLGISKALFPSVPDLVISGVNMGDNCGYHIVYSGTVAGAREAFFNGIPAVSVSYNWVRGKSNVTDFTLAAKACLPIISAILAEIKRNNYPLNCFLNIDVPTDVINHKGYRLTRQGKSFVKMGWKQVNSEREGGKVLSTMTMETNSSESTEARALKNAPQDHLLFKKQVTRILVEDGDTDYCSLREGYIAVTPLGGLSPAELDAVAFFQNWLPSVVDLYPSSAL from the exons ATGGAGGATAACTTCGTCGACGGCGATCGGCCGACGCTGATGGTGACGAACGACGACGGAATCGACGCGCCGGGATTAAGAGCTCTAGTTAATGTGCTTGTTTCTACCAATCGCTTTCACGTCCTTGTTTGTGCTCCTGACTC AGAAAAGTCAGCTGTTAGTCATAGCATTACATGGCGTCATGCCCTTTCTGTTAAGCAAGTGGACATTAGCGGAGCAACAGCCTTTTCAGTTTCAG CAGGAACTCCAGCAGATTGTACTTCCTTGGGAATCTCCAAAGCTCTTTTCCCTTCAGTGCCTGATCTG GTGATCAGTGGTGTTAATATGGGTGACAACTGCGGCTATCATAT AGTATACTCGGGTACAGTGGCTGGCGCTAGGGAGGCTTTCTTCAATGGTATTCCTGCTGTGTCTGTATCATATAATTG GGTTCGTGGAAAAAGCAATGTTACTGACTTCACACTGGCTGCTAAAGCTTGCTTACCCATCATCAGCGCTATATTGGCTGAAATCAAAAGAAACAACTATCCTCTAAATTGCTTTCTGAATATTGATGTGCCAACAGATGTCATCAATCACAAG GGATACCGTTTGACTAGACAAGGGAAAAGTTTTGTCAAAATGGGATGGAAGCAAGTTAATTCTGAGCGAGAAGGAGGAAAAGTATTGTCCACAATGACTATGGAGACTAATTCATCAGAAAGTACAGAAGCTAGAGCTTTAAAAAATGCACCACAAGATCATCTACTGTTTAAGAAACAA GTTACAAGAATTCTAGTGGAGGATGGTGATACAGACTACTGTTCTCTCCGAGAAGGATAC ATAGCTGTCACACCCCTTGGCGGCTTGTCTCCGGCAGAGCTAGATGCTGTTGCATTCTTTCAGAATTGGCTGCCCAGTGTTGTTGATCTTTACCCTTCCTCTGCTTTATAG
- the LOC107786271 gene encoding uncharacterized protein LOC107786271 isoform X4, translating to MCLFLPIAFTSLFVLLTQKSQLLVIALHGVMPFLLSKWTLAEQQPFQFQVCCNLQQINNLEFWTELATAFSVSGTPADCTSLGISKALFPSVPDLVISGVNMGDNCGYHIVYSGTVAGAREAFFNGIPAVSVSYNWVRGKSNVTDFTLAAKACLPIISAILAEIKRNNYPLNCFLNIDVPTDVINHKGYRLTRQGKSFVKMGWKQVNSEREGGKVLSTMTMETNSSESTEARALKNAPQDHLLFKKQVTRILVEDGDTDYCSLREGYIAVTPLGGLSPAELDAVAFFQNWLPSVVDLYPSSAL from the exons ATGTGCTTGTTTCTACCAATCGCTTTCACGTCCTTGTTTGTGCTCCTGACTC AGAAAAGTCAGCTGTTAGTCATAGCATTACATGGCGTCATGCCCTTTCTGTTAAGCAAGTGGACATTAGCGGAGCAACAGCCTTTTCAGTTTCAGGTCTGTTGCAATCttcaacaaataaataatttagagTTCTGGACTGAACTAGCAACAGCCTTTTCAGTTTCAG GAACTCCAGCAGATTGTACTTCCTTGGGAATCTCCAAAGCTCTTTTCCCTTCAGTGCCTGATCTG GTGATCAGTGGTGTTAATATGGGTGACAACTGCGGCTATCATAT AGTATACTCGGGTACAGTGGCTGGCGCTAGGGAGGCTTTCTTCAATGGTATTCCTGCTGTGTCTGTATCATATAATTG GGTTCGTGGAAAAAGCAATGTTACTGACTTCACACTGGCTGCTAAAGCTTGCTTACCCATCATCAGCGCTATATTGGCTGAAATCAAAAGAAACAACTATCCTCTAAATTGCTTTCTGAATATTGATGTGCCAACAGATGTCATCAATCACAAG GGATACCGTTTGACTAGACAAGGGAAAAGTTTTGTCAAAATGGGATGGAAGCAAGTTAATTCTGAGCGAGAAGGAGGAAAAGTATTGTCCACAATGACTATGGAGACTAATTCATCAGAAAGTACAGAAGCTAGAGCTTTAAAAAATGCACCACAAGATCATCTACTGTTTAAGAAACAA GTTACAAGAATTCTAGTGGAGGATGGTGATACAGACTACTGTTCTCTCCGAGAAGGATAC ATAGCTGTCACACCCCTTGGCGGCTTGTCTCCGGCAGAGCTAGATGCTGTTGCATTCTTTCAGAATTGGCTGCCCAGTGTTGTTGATCTTTACCCTTCCTCTGCTTTATAG
- the LOC107786271 gene encoding uncharacterized protein LOC107786271 isoform X3, with protein MCLFLPIAFTSLFVLLTQKSQLLVIALHGVMPFLLSKWTLAEQQPFQFQVCCNLQQINNLEFWTELATAFSVSAGTPADCTSLGISKALFPSVPDLVISGVNMGDNCGYHIVYSGTVAGAREAFFNGIPAVSVSYNWVRGKSNVTDFTLAAKACLPIISAILAEIKRNNYPLNCFLNIDVPTDVINHKGYRLTRQGKSFVKMGWKQVNSEREGGKVLSTMTMETNSSESTEARALKNAPQDHLLFKKQVTRILVEDGDTDYCSLREGYIAVTPLGGLSPAELDAVAFFQNWLPSVVDLYPSSAL; from the exons ATGTGCTTGTTTCTACCAATCGCTTTCACGTCCTTGTTTGTGCTCCTGACTC AGAAAAGTCAGCTGTTAGTCATAGCATTACATGGCGTCATGCCCTTTCTGTTAAGCAAGTGGACATTAGCGGAGCAACAGCCTTTTCAGTTTCAGGTCTGTTGCAATCttcaacaaataaataatttagagTTCTGGACTGAACTAGCAACAGCCTTTTCAGTTTCAG CAGGAACTCCAGCAGATTGTACTTCCTTGGGAATCTCCAAAGCTCTTTTCCCTTCAGTGCCTGATCTG GTGATCAGTGGTGTTAATATGGGTGACAACTGCGGCTATCATAT AGTATACTCGGGTACAGTGGCTGGCGCTAGGGAGGCTTTCTTCAATGGTATTCCTGCTGTGTCTGTATCATATAATTG GGTTCGTGGAAAAAGCAATGTTACTGACTTCACACTGGCTGCTAAAGCTTGCTTACCCATCATCAGCGCTATATTGGCTGAAATCAAAAGAAACAACTATCCTCTAAATTGCTTTCTGAATATTGATGTGCCAACAGATGTCATCAATCACAAG GGATACCGTTTGACTAGACAAGGGAAAAGTTTTGTCAAAATGGGATGGAAGCAAGTTAATTCTGAGCGAGAAGGAGGAAAAGTATTGTCCACAATGACTATGGAGACTAATTCATCAGAAAGTACAGAAGCTAGAGCTTTAAAAAATGCACCACAAGATCATCTACTGTTTAAGAAACAA GTTACAAGAATTCTAGTGGAGGATGGTGATACAGACTACTGTTCTCTCCGAGAAGGATAC ATAGCTGTCACACCCCTTGGCGGCTTGTCTCCGGCAGAGCTAGATGCTGTTGCATTCTTTCAGAATTGGCTGCCCAGTGTTGTTGATCTTTACCCTTCCTCTGCTTTATAG